The nucleotide sequence AAAAAGATAAGATTTAAAGGCTTATTTATTTTTAATTACTACTTCTCCCATTCTTTTAGGAAAAGAAAGTTCTTCCATTTCCTTAAGATTTTTCAGTACAAACTCTGTAAGAATGGTGTCTGTTTTTACAATATTAGTGCTTTTTCCAAATTCATCGTAATTATGAATTCCGTTAAGCATTCCCGCATGCGTAACTACTTTATAAAGTTTGGTTGGATTTAGATCTTCATTTTGAATTTTAATGGCATCAATTCTTTGCCCTATCGGCTTCTTGAGATCTAAGTGATATTGTATCCCTGAAGATTGAATTAATCCACCTACCGTCTTAAATTTGTCTATAGGGTTTAAGTTGGTAGCTGTTTGTTCCAGCGTTCTTCTTATTTGTTCCCCTGTCATCTCCAACGTAACTATTTTAGCAGGATGCGGCAAAAGTTTATAGATATCTTCTGAAGTGATTTCACCTTTTAAAGAAATCCCATATCCAACTCCAGGCAAGAACGCTGCATTTGCCTTAAATTTATCTACCATAAAGCTGGTAACCATTTTATCAAAAGGACTTTCAGATTTATATTGTCTTCCAATTACAGTATTCGTTTTGGTAATCTTTTCTTCTAATTGAGATTTATATGGTTTTCTAAGTATAGAGATCATATGCTTCATTTCTGGATCTGGAGACATTTTATCATGCCACAGGTAATGATAATTAGCATTTAGCGCTATAATCTTATTATTGCTAACTTGGATTTCAGTTTCTCCTAAAATAGCTCCATCAGAAAGAGCTTGAACAATATAAGTATCGTTTATTTTTATGGGTGGCGATATTACGTCATGACTGTGTGCACCTACAATAAGATCTACACCATCAATTTCTTCAGCAATAACTTTATCTACTGCCATTCCCTCATGAGATAACAAGACAATAATAGCTGCTTTTTTACTGATTATGGGAAGATACTTTTTTATGGCATCGATCCCGGTTTCAAATTTTAAACCTTCAATGTTTTTAGAATTCCCTGTAAGTGGTGTGTTTCTGTAACCTAAAGAAAGAATAGCAATAGAAATTCCTTGTTTTTCTATGATAATATAGGGTTCACCAAAAACCGGAGTTCCAGTTTTTTCATCTATAATATTAGCAGCGCGCATCGGAAAATTTGCCAATTTTTGAAGCTCATCGGTTCGCTCTAATCCATAATCAAAATCATGATTTCCAAGCGCCAGAAGATCGTAACCAACTTGGTTCATCATACTAATCATGGCTTCCCCTTTGGTAAGATTTCCTAATTGATCATCACTAAAAGTATCACCGCCATCTAATAATATCACCTTATCATTTCCTTTTTCAGTTCTTATAGATTTTATAGCTGCTGCCATATAATCAAAACCTCCAATAAAGGCTTTACGGTCAAATCTCATTAAGTTGTCTATAGAATCTCCCGTTTGTGCGGTAGCATTATCTAAAGTTGTTTCAAAAGGCATATAAGAACCATGCATGTCATTGGTGTGCAGTATAGCAATAGTTTTTGCCTTATTTTCCATAGCATTATTTTGAAGCACCGTTTTCTTATTGGTATTGCAGCTTACTATAATAAGTGCAAGCATTCCATAAAAAGGCAAAAAGTATTTAATATTATTGGTCATAACTATAATTTTAGAGAGCGGACTAATTTAAAAGTATGATGAGCTATTATATGTAACATTTGTTACACATTTAAGAACTTCTAATCTTTAGGTTTGTTACTAATTTCGCTTATTAAACTTATCTTAGTATTACCATCTTTTATGTTAAGAAATTTATTTTAATGGGTGACGATTAATTTCAAGAGCGATGACTATTTATAGAAAATTAAGCAAATCGATTGCCTTTTTATTCGGATCAGTATTAGCAATAATAGTGGTGATATTCTTAGGTATTTATCTTTATAGTTCAGATCCTTACTTGTTTAAAGATAAGCAAATACTTGCGGAAAACTGGCAGCCAAAAGATGTAGAAGCTGAAATGAGTGCTGGATTTGTAGATTCTCAAATTAAATATGGATATCAGCTTATTTCTGAATCTCCAAAATACATGGGACCTCAGGCAAAAGATCCTGAAATGAGATATGCAGGTAATAATCTTGCATGTATGAATTGCCATTTAAAAGCGGGAACGCAGCCGGGTTCTGCTTCTTGGATAGGAGTTACCAATAGATTTCCTCAGTTTAGAGGTAGATCTAATAGCGATGGAACTATAGAGGATAGAATTAATGGATGCATGCAACGCAGTATGAATGGAGACAAGCTGCCAACAGATTCAAAAGAAATGAAAGCCATAGTTGCTTATATGGAATGGTTAACTGAAGATATGCCTGCAGAACGAGAAAAGGATTTCAAAGGATATGCTAAAGTTGAACTTCCCACTGTTGCTGTTGATTTTGATAAAGGTAAAGATCTATTTTCTAAAGAATGTACAGTGTGTCACGGAGATAACGGACAGGGCGTAAAATTGGCAGATTCTACAAAAGGATACCAATACCCTCCACTTTGGGGCCCGGATAGTTATAATAATGGTGCAGGAATGCACAGAGTAATCACCGCTGCACAATTTATTAAAGGAAATATGCCTTTTGGACAAGCAACCTGGAAGTCTCCAAAACTTACAGATGAAGAGGCTTACAATCTGGCAGGGTATATCAATAGTTTCAGTAGACCTCAAAAAGAAGGTTTAAGTAAAGATTATCCAGATCTTAAACTAAAACCAGTTTCTACACCTTACGGCCCTTACGCAGATAATTTTTCGGTAGAACAACATCAATTTGGACCGTTTCAGCCTATAATGGACTACTACAAACAGAAATATGATATAACTAAAAACAAATGATAAAGAAATTCTTCTTCCTTCTACTTCTAATTTTGTGTTTTCCTTCATTAATAATAGCTCAGGAAAATTCAGAAAATAAAAATCGAAGTGTCTTTTCAGGTCAAATTCGTAGTTATTACATGAATACTGTAAATAAAGGATCTTTAAAAGATTTTAAAGCCTTGGCAGTAGGAGGTAAATTAAAATATCAATATTTATTTAATGAGAATCTAGAGTTTGGAGTAGCAGTTTATAATTCAACAAATTTAGGTTTACAAGATCTTACTAGTCCAGATTTGGCAACAGGGAAAGTGAGTAGGTATGAAGAAGGACTGTTTGATAGGTTAAATTTAGATAACAAGACCATATTTATTTTAGGAGAGCTCTACGTAGATTATAGTTTGGAAAAACATTCTTTTAGTTTAGGTAGAATGAAGCTAAAATCTCCGTTGATAAACCCTCAGGATGGTAGAATGATCCCAAGTCTTTTTCAAGGCTTTATGTATAAGTTTGATCGAGATAAAAAGACTCATTTTCAAACCGGTATTTTTAATGCAGTAGCTCCTAGATCTACAGGGGAGTTTTATTCTATAGGAGAAAGTATAGGTACTTATGGAGCAGGTAGAA is from Gillisia sp. Hel1_33_143 and encodes:
- a CDS encoding bifunctional metallophosphatase/5'-nucleotidase — its product is MTNNIKYFLPFYGMLALIIVSCNTNKKTVLQNNAMENKAKTIAILHTNDMHGSYMPFETTLDNATAQTGDSIDNLMRFDRKAFIGGFDYMAAAIKSIRTEKGNDKVILLDGGDTFSDDQLGNLTKGEAMISMMNQVGYDLLALGNHDFDYGLERTDELQKLANFPMRAANIIDEKTGTPVFGEPYIIIEKQGISIAILSLGYRNTPLTGNSKNIEGLKFETGIDAIKKYLPIISKKAAIIVLLSHEGMAVDKVIAEEIDGVDLIVGAHSHDVISPPIKINDTYIVQALSDGAILGETEIQVSNNKIIALNANYHYLWHDKMSPDPEMKHMISILRKPYKSQLEEKITKTNTVIGRQYKSESPFDKMVTSFMVDKFKANAAFLPGVGYGISLKGEITSEDIYKLLPHPAKIVTLEMTGEQIRRTLEQTATNLNPIDKFKTVGGLIQSSGIQYHLDLKKPIGQRIDAIKIQNEDLNPTKLYKVVTHAGMLNGIHNYDEFGKSTNIVKTDTILTEFVLKNLKEMEELSFPKRMGEVVIKNK
- a CDS encoding c-type cytochrome, producing the protein MTIYRKLSKSIAFLFGSVLAIIVVIFLGIYLYSSDPYLFKDKQILAENWQPKDVEAEMSAGFVDSQIKYGYQLISESPKYMGPQAKDPEMRYAGNNLACMNCHLKAGTQPGSASWIGVTNRFPQFRGRSNSDGTIEDRINGCMQRSMNGDKLPTDSKEMKAIVAYMEWLTEDMPAEREKDFKGYAKVELPTVAVDFDKGKDLFSKECTVCHGDNGQGVKLADSTKGYQYPPLWGPDSYNNGAGMHRVITAAQFIKGNMPFGQATWKSPKLTDEEAYNLAGYINSFSRPQKEGLSKDYPDLKLKPVSTPYGPYADNFSVEQHQFGPFQPIMDYYKQKYDITKNK